A window of the Sabethes cyaneus chromosome 1, idSabCyanKW18_F2, whole genome shotgun sequence genome harbors these coding sequences:
- the LOC128746226 gene encoding UPF0746 protein DDB_G0281095, with the protein MAQQKLFPSASNRVLPMLLISAALLLGTVVDGQLSFQTDASQNSFQIRTPGFQQSFTRYFNGQQGSLLAAQQQQQPQQQSQQYAPLPQTYAQNDPAYYQQYYQQPQVAQQYQQQQQLQQPYNRFVSQFAGESSATGQPQYTTVQEDYINPNIRLAAQQRRLLQQQQLQQSQQQQQQQQQYYTSQDVQSYLQSQQAAQFYSGQQQQQQQQQQQPQSQFEYVQRQQQQRLQQQQQLDAQQQQQQQEQQQQNQDSTSAQAGATPNKLIGVAFSPSNEVSQVKFSSNGLKYNF; encoded by the exons ATGGCACAGCAAAAACTTTTCCCGTCCGCTAGCAACAGAGTGCTGCCAATGCTGCTCATATCAGCAGCGCTGCTGCTGGGAACGGTCGTCGACGGTCAGCTTTCGTTCCAAACTGATGCCTCGCAGAATAGTTTCCAAATCCGGACGCCGGGCTTCCAGCAGTCTTTCACCCGCTACTTTAATGGACAGCAGGGAAGTTTGCTGGCtgcccagcagcagcagcaaccgcaACAACAGAGCCAACAATACGCA CCTTTACCTCAAACTTACGCCCAGAATGATCCCGCCTACTACCAGCAGTACTACCAACAGCCCCAAGTTGCTCAACAAtatcaacagcaacagcagcttcAACAACCCTACAATCGATTCGTGTCTCAATTTGCTGGCGAATCATCGGCAACAGGACAACCTCAGTACACAACCGTTCAAGAGGATTACATAAATCCCAATATTCGATTGGCAGCGCAACAGCGACGATTATTACAGCAGCAACAATTACAGCagtcacagcagcagcagcaacagcaacagcaatacTACACCTCGCAGGATGTCCAGTCCTATTTGCAAAGCCAGCAG GCCGCCCAGTTTTACTCCggtcagcaacaacaacagcagcagcagcagcagcagccgcaatCTCAGTTTGAGTACGTCCAacggcagcaacagcagcgattacagcaacagcaacaattgGATgcccaacaacaacagcagcaacaagagcagcaacagcaaaatcAGGACTCGACATCCGCACAAGCAGGTGCCACACCGAACAAATTGATTGGAGTAGCATTTTCGCCATCGAATGAAGTGTCGCAGGTGAAGTTTAGCAGCAACGGGCTCAAATATAACTTCTAA